A single region of the Pseudomonas sp. VD-NE ins genome encodes:
- a CDS encoding aminotransferase class III-fold pyridoxal phosphate-dependent enzyme — protein sequence MSVVGPINVQNTAGARIQLSSGEWCDDYIMGWGSCLLGHDSPVIKHSISKALERGFLQQYETDEHRLLSEKFCAVVPCAEKLRLVNSGLEATMYATRIARAVTGKRIIIKFEGHFHGLNDSLTWNVDSSPRSGEVLAGGELERLSGTVGIPNEFGSLTVAVSWNDLEAVEHAFEKYKDDVAGVILEPVALNLGCIKPDEGFLQKLRALTTRHGALLIFDEVLTGFRANIGGAQKDFAVTPDIAAFGKAFGCGMPIAGIAGKAEYMDVIAPRGPVQISGTNTGRYLSVSAALAAIDHLQDGAVHRHVAGLESQLKSGLRDVFDKHRIPCHIDGYGGRIGVHIGTSERPRTMKEIEGFYPIDFAQKLFYLLSCEYNLYGFLMPLGYCPEPVTLSAAHTAEMIADACERLDSALKRIPFHGK from the coding sequence TTGTCGGTAGTTGGACCGATCAATGTGCAGAATACTGCGGGTGCGCGTATTCAATTATCCTCTGGCGAATGGTGCGACGATTATATTATGGGTTGGGGTTCATGCCTGTTGGGGCACGACAGTCCGGTCATCAAACATTCGATTAGCAAAGCCTTGGAGCGAGGTTTTCTCCAACAATACGAAACCGATGAACATCGCCTGTTGAGCGAGAAGTTTTGTGCGGTGGTGCCGTGCGCCGAGAAGTTGCGACTGGTGAACTCCGGCCTGGAAGCCACCATGTATGCAACGCGCATTGCCCGTGCCGTTACCGGCAAACGAATCATCATCAAGTTTGAAGGCCATTTTCACGGGCTCAATGATTCGCTGACCTGGAACGTCGATTCTTCGCCACGCTCGGGTGAGGTATTGGCCGGCGGAGAACTGGAGCGTCTGTCAGGTACTGTGGGTATTCCGAACGAATTCGGAAGTTTGACGGTGGCGGTTTCGTGGAACGATCTGGAAGCCGTGGAGCACGCCTTTGAAAAGTACAAGGACGATGTCGCGGGCGTGATACTTGAGCCTGTCGCCCTGAACCTCGGCTGCATCAAACCGGACGAGGGCTTTCTGCAAAAGTTGCGGGCTCTCACCACGCGGCACGGGGCGCTGTTGATTTTCGATGAAGTGCTGACCGGGTTTCGCGCCAATATCGGCGGTGCGCAGAAAGATTTCGCGGTCACTCCTGACATTGCCGCCTTCGGCAAGGCGTTCGGCTGCGGCATGCCCATCGCCGGTATTGCCGGTAAAGCCGAGTACATGGATGTCATCGCGCCCCGCGGTCCGGTGCAGATCAGCGGCACCAACACCGGGCGCTATCTTTCTGTGTCCGCCGCACTTGCCGCTATCGATCACCTGCAGGACGGTGCGGTGCATCGGCATGTTGCCGGGCTGGAGTCTCAGTTGAAATCGGGACTTCGAGATGTGTTCGATAAACACCGGATTCCCTGCCATATCGATGGTTATGGCGGTCGAATCGGCGTCCATATCGGCACTTCCGAACGTCCTCGGACAATGAAGGAGATAGAAGGATTTTATCCGATCGATTTTGCTCAGAAGTTGTTTTACCTGTTGTCCTGCGAATACAACCTGTATGGCTTCCTGATGCCCCTTGGTTACTGTCCGGAGCCGGTAACACTCAGCGCGGCGCACACAGCGGAAATGATCGCGGATGCCTGTGAGCGACTGGATTCGGCACTCAAGAGGATTCCATTCCATGGAAAATGA
- a CDS encoding DUF3574 domain-containing protein codes for MPKRFLLAALFVAVAGCASPPPPSVHTHDPSSSTLQGDALRPAQAQWIRTELYFSVGSIDGKDGAVSPARWREFLDQEVTSRFPDGFSVFDAYGQWRDKGAKEPERLSTKVIVILHENSAKNAGNIEAIRLAYKRVTGDLSVLRLSQPAEVSF; via the coding sequence ATGCCAAAACGCTTTTTACTGGCTGCACTGTTCGTCGCGGTCGCCGGTTGCGCCAGCCCTCCTCCCCCCTCTGTTCACACCCACGATCCATCCAGTTCCACTCTGCAGGGCGACGCCTTGCGTCCGGCGCAGGCGCAGTGGATTCGCACCGAGCTGTATTTCTCGGTGGGTTCGATCGATGGCAAGGACGGTGCAGTCAGCCCGGCGCGCTGGCGCGAGTTTCTTGATCAGGAGGTCACGTCGCGCTTTCCGGATGGGTTCAGCGTGTTTGATGCTTACGGCCAGTGGCGGGATAAGGGAGCGAAGGAACCTGAGCGGTTGAGTACCAAGGTGATTGTGATTTTGCATGAGAACAGTGCGAAGAATGCGGGCAACATCGAAGCGATTCGATTGGCTTACAAGCGTGTTACCGGGGATTTGTCGGTGCTGCGGTTGTCGCAGCCGGCGGAGGTGTCCTTCTAG
- a CDS encoding APC family permease, with protein sequence MVSDAGPGRHLPVFQALLITLGMVITTDILKTAPTVALNVGPEHFYLVWVLGGVASMIGALCFAEMATAFPYPGGDYHFLRTAYGERMGFLFAWSRFSVMHTGWIALSAFMFADYVNAVVPLGQYGSGLFAGAVIAALVLLNLTGKHIGFITQTLLVGLLALGFLSIASAGVFLAWQGIEPSAPTLSPVAENTGMAGFSAAMIFVFLAFGGWSDAATLSAEVRDGRRGIFIAMLGALSVLMAIYLALNWAFVQGLGFAGLAASNAPAVELLNRAFGAPGVMLILLMVGIAAIATINSTLLVGARTTYAAARDVPQLRSFGTWDDRHGVPRKALLAEGAVALLLVLFGSFTQSGFNTMVEYLTPVYWLFLGLSSVALIILRRRFPEVPRPVKVPLYPLLPLLFFGLCLYMLCSSVTVVGLGAFLGIAVLLVGAVLLAGLSRLKANPHRKRRPPSPLPEGEGADRVVLGDTST encoded by the coding sequence ATGGTTTCTGATGCGGGACCGGGGCGGCACCTGCCGGTGTTTCAGGCGTTGCTGATCACGCTGGGCATGGTGATCACCACCGACATTCTGAAAACCGCACCGACCGTCGCCCTCAATGTTGGCCCGGAGCATTTCTACCTGGTGTGGGTGCTGGGCGGCGTCGCCTCAATGATCGGCGCGCTGTGCTTTGCCGAGATGGCCACGGCGTTTCCGTACCCGGGCGGCGACTATCACTTTCTGCGCACGGCGTACGGTGAACGCATGGGATTCTTGTTCGCCTGGTCGCGGTTTTCGGTGATGCACACCGGGTGGATAGCGTTGTCGGCGTTCATGTTTGCCGATTACGTCAACGCGGTGGTGCCGCTGGGGCAGTACGGTTCGGGGCTGTTTGCCGGGGCGGTGATTGCCGCGTTGGTGCTGCTCAATCTCACTGGCAAACACATTGGTTTTATTACCCAGACCTTGTTGGTGGGGCTGTTGGCGCTGGGCTTTTTGAGCATAGCCAGTGCGGGTGTTTTTCTGGCCTGGCAAGGCATCGAACCGTCTGCGCCGACGCTCTCGCCTGTCGCGGAAAACACCGGCATGGCCGGGTTCTCGGCGGCGATGATTTTCGTCTTTCTGGCGTTCGGCGGCTGGAGCGATGCGGCGACGTTATCGGCGGAAGTGCGTGATGGCCGGCGGGGGATTTTCATCGCCATGCTCGGTGCGCTGAGCGTGTTGATGGCGATCTATCTGGCGCTCAATTGGGCGTTCGTTCAGGGGCTGGGGTTCGCTGGATTGGCGGCCAGCAATGCGCCGGCGGTCGAGTTGTTGAACCGTGCATTCGGTGCGCCCGGTGTCATGTTGATTCTGCTGATGGTCGGCATCGCTGCGATCGCCACGATCAACTCGACTTTGCTGGTCGGCGCGCGCACCACCTACGCTGCTGCTCGCGATGTGCCGCAACTGCGCAGTTTCGGCACTTGGGACGATCGGCATGGCGTACCGCGCAAAGCGTTGCTGGCAGAAGGTGCGGTGGCGTTGTTGCTGGTGCTGTTTGGCAGTTTCACTCAGAGCGGCTTCAACACCATGGTTGAGTACCTGACCCCGGTGTACTGGCTGTTCCTGGGCTTGAGCAGTGTGGCGCTGATCATCCTGCGGCGGCGCTTTCCCGAGGTGCCGAGGCCGGTGAAGGTGCCGTTGTATCCGCTGTTGCCGCTGCTGTTTTTCGGGTTGTGCCTGTACATGCTGTGTTCCAGCGTGACGGTGGTGGGGTTGGGGGCGTTTTTGGGGATTGCGGTGTTGCTTGTTGGTGCAGTGCTATTGGCAGGGTTGAGCCGTTTAAAAGCGAACCCTCATCGGAAACGCCGCCCGCCCAGCCCTCTCCCCGAGGGAGAGGGAGCCGACCGAGTCGTCTTGGGGGATACATCGACCTGA
- a CDS encoding TonB-dependent receptor — translation MHYRSRSLLAAAVVSAIWQLPANAEETSASAASESRLGTVLVTGTRGTSRTVLDSPVPVDVLTAEDLKSAGAADGELGAALQTLLPSFSLPRQSNSGGADHVRAAQLRGMSPDQVLVLVNGKRRHTSAVVNDSSKIGRGTAPVDFNSIPLSAIKRIEVLRDGAGAQYGSDAIAGVINIILDDAPEGGEVSTSYGAYHTHQDAIGKTTTDGQNSVTTAKIGTRLGEEGGFIRGGTEYKDRNPTNRAGFDGFADTPDQRNYVMGDGVARDVNLWFNSELPLAGGKAYSFGTYNQRHTTGAEFYRYPYEQPQFYPNGYLPQSLGDNKDVSATAGFKGLIGDEWDFDSSVTHGRNRFDGSTRRTLNVSLGEDSPTKFDTGDYELRQTTSNLDFSRELRLGERSFVLAVGGEYRYENYLTYAGDEASYIGSGADGANGLRPSEESDLDRNVFGTYAELSGDLTDRFFVDAATRWEHYDDAGSKLTGKLSGRYKLTEQWALRGAVSNDFRAPSLAQSGFQNTTSNFGDGGTLTDIRVLSVNDPIARALGAEKLDPETSKNFSLGLTFQLNERFDASLDVFRIDVKDRITLSQRIGSDALENYINDNFGVAGVHDVNFFTNAADTSTHGAELVLNYHQPFYEGQLGLTTAYTYNHTKVTSTKGTPSQLTALGIGNDALVGVEETNTLTDAAPKDRFIFSANWASEHWGLLGRLTRQGETTRVFDFGDSQPEQTYGAVWQLDAEVAYKFTPKFNIAVGGNNLTDNYPERSGSAINYGGNLPYDVLSPIGTNGAYYYARATYGF, via the coding sequence ATGCATTACCGTTCCCGTTCATTACTGGCGGCTGCCGTTGTGTCCGCTATCTGGCAACTTCCGGCCAACGCAGAAGAAACTTCCGCCAGCGCCGCCAGCGAATCGCGACTTGGCACTGTACTGGTTACCGGTACTCGCGGCACTTCACGCACGGTGCTTGACTCGCCGGTGCCGGTCGACGTGCTCACCGCTGAAGACCTCAAATCCGCCGGCGCTGCTGACGGTGAATTGGGCGCGGCGTTGCAGACACTGTTGCCATCCTTCAGCCTGCCGCGTCAGTCCAACTCCGGCGGCGCCGACCATGTGCGCGCCGCGCAACTGCGCGGCATGAGTCCGGATCAGGTGCTAGTGCTGGTCAACGGCAAGCGTCGCCACACGTCAGCGGTGGTCAACGACTCTTCGAAGATCGGTCGCGGTACCGCACCGGTGGATTTCAACTCGATCCCGCTCAGCGCGATCAAACGCATTGAAGTGCTGCGTGACGGCGCCGGTGCGCAGTACGGCTCCGATGCGATTGCCGGGGTGATCAACATCATTCTCGACGACGCGCCCGAGGGCGGCGAAGTGTCGACCAGTTATGGCGCCTATCACACCCATCAGGACGCCATCGGCAAGACCACCACCGACGGCCAGAACAGCGTGACCACGGCGAAGATCGGCACGCGTTTGGGTGAGGAGGGCGGGTTCATCCGTGGCGGCACCGAATACAAGGATCGCAACCCGACCAACCGCGCCGGTTTCGACGGCTTTGCCGACACTCCCGACCAGCGCAACTATGTGATGGGCGACGGCGTTGCGCGTGACGTCAACCTCTGGTTCAACAGCGAATTGCCGCTGGCCGGCGGCAAGGCCTACAGCTTTGGCACATACAACCAGCGCCACACCACCGGCGCCGAGTTCTATCGCTACCCGTACGAACAGCCGCAGTTCTACCCCAACGGCTACTTGCCGCAATCGCTCGGTGACAACAAAGACGTCTCGGCCACCGCCGGTTTCAAAGGCCTGATCGGTGACGAGTGGGATTTCGACAGCAGCGTCACCCACGGTCGCAACCGCTTCGATGGCTCGACCCGGCGCACGCTTAACGTCAGCCTCGGCGAAGACTCACCGACGAAGTTCGACACGGGCGATTACGAGCTGCGCCAGACCACCAGCAACCTCGATTTCAGCCGTGAACTGCGCCTCGGCGAGCGCTCTTTTGTATTGGCGGTTGGCGGTGAATACCGCTACGAAAACTACCTGACTTACGCCGGTGACGAGGCCTCCTACATCGGCTCCGGAGCCGACGGCGCCAATGGTCTGCGCCCGAGCGAAGAGTCGGATCTGGATCGCAACGTGTTCGGCACTTACGCCGAGTTGTCCGGCGATCTCACTGATCGCTTTTTCGTCGACGCCGCCACGCGCTGGGAACATTACGACGACGCCGGCAGCAAACTAACCGGCAAACTCAGCGGTCGTTACAAGCTCACCGAACAATGGGCCTTGCGCGGTGCGGTATCGAACGACTTCCGCGCGCCGTCGCTGGCCCAAAGCGGCTTCCAGAACACCACCAGCAACTTCGGCGATGGCGGCACGCTGACCGACATCCGCGTGCTCTCGGTCAACGACCCGATCGCCCGTGCACTCGGCGCCGAGAAGCTCGATCCGGAAACCTCGAAGAACTTCAGCCTCGGCCTGACCTTCCAGTTGAACGAACGCTTCGATGCATCCCTGGACGTTTTCCGCATCGACGTCAAAGACCGCATCACCCTGTCGCAACGCATCGGCAGCGATGCCCTGGAAAACTACATCAACGACAACTTCGGCGTTGCTGGCGTGCACGACGTCAACTTCTTCACCAACGCCGCCGACACCAGCACCCACGGCGCCGAACTGGTGCTCAACTACCACCAGCCGTTCTACGAAGGGCAACTGGGCCTGACCACCGCGTACACCTACAACCACACCAAAGTTACCAGCACCAAAGGCACACCATCTCAACTGACGGCGCTGGGCATCGGCAATGACGCCCTCGTTGGCGTCGAAGAAACCAACACCCTGACCGATGCAGCGCCAAAGGACCGTTTCATCTTTTCCGCCAACTGGGCCAGCGAACACTGGGGCTTGCTCGGGCGGTTGACCCGCCAGGGCGAGACCACCCGGGTGTTCGATTTCGGCGACTCGCAACCGGAGCAAACCTACGGCGCGGTCTGGCAACTGGACGCCGAGGTGGCGTACAAATTCACCCCGAAATTCAACATCGCGGTAGGCGGCAACAACCTCACCGATAACTATCCGGAACGTTCCGGTTCGGCGATCAACTACGGCGGCAACCTGCCGTACGACGTGCTCTCGCCAATCGGCACCAACGGCGCCTATTACTACGCCCGCGCTACCTATGGTTTCTGA